The proteins below come from a single Oceaniferula flava genomic window:
- the nirD gene encoding nitrite reductase small subunit NirD, with protein sequence MITDTKWTSLGSIDNFPLHLGTCVKVGDTQIAVFHLPTEGKWYAVQNLNPINERMVLSRGMVGDENGVPYVACPLHKHHFALETGMCLNDPTYTIQTFPIKEEGGELIIAA encoded by the coding sequence ATGATAACCGATACCAAATGGACCAGCCTAGGTAGTATTGACAACTTCCCACTGCACCTCGGCACCTGCGTCAAAGTAGGCGACACCCAGATCGCTGTATTCCACCTACCCACCGAGGGTAAGTGGTATGCCGTTCAGAACCTCAATCCGATCAACGAGCGCATGGTGCTCTCACGCGGAATGGTGGGTGATGAAAATGGCGTTCCCTACGTAGCATGCCCACTCCACAAGCACCACTTCGCATTGGAAACTGGCATGTGCCTCAATGATCCTACCTACACCATCCAGACCTTCCCCATCAAGGAAGAGGGTGGCGAGCTGATCATCGCGGCCTAA
- the nirB gene encoding nitrite reductase large subunit NirB, with protein sequence MKERIIVIGNGMVGYKFCERLVSKDTAKRYQIVTFCEEPRPAYDRVHLSEYFSGKSADDLAMAKFNWYEDNGVELHVNELATSIDRKNKRVLTAAGKVVPYDKLIMATGSSPFVPPVPGIEKKGVFVYRTIEDLEAIKAYAKNSKTCAVIGGGLLGLEAAKAAQDLGLKTHVVEFAPRLMPRQLDEDAGIMLKDIIEERGIQVHLNKATKNIAGEDTVSAMEFSDDSKLPVDMIIVSAGIRPRDELAKEAGLEVGERGGIQVNSLLLTSDPHIFAIGECALYEGMIYGLVAPGYQMADAVSDLLLGKEASFEGADMSTKLKLIGTDVASFGAIEAPADSGAREIVINDPHSKLYKKLVVSADGKTLLGGILVGDASAYGGLLQIYQNGLVMPPEPIQLILPASEGSAAMGAHDIPSDAQICSCESVTKGDLCDAIDNGCGSIGELKACTKAGTGCGGCVPLMTDIFKAKMKENGVVVSNRLCEHFDHSRTELYQIIRATGIQTFEELIKKHGTSLGCEVCKPAVGSILASTWNKPILEHAQLQDTNDTFLANIQQDGTYSVIPRVPGGEITPDKLIVIGQVAKKYDLYMKFTGGQRIDMLGARVDQLPSIWKELIDAGFESGHAYGKALRTVKSCVGSSWCRFGVQDSTTLAIDVENRYRGIRSPHKIKGGVSGCARECSEARSKDFGIIATEKGWNLYVCGNGGMNPRHADLFATDIDRETLIKYIDRFLMYYIKTADKLERTATWMTKLDGGLKHLQDVVINDSLGICDELEAQMQQLIDTFECEWTNAINDPEKMKRFRSFSNTDDKDDSIHFVKVRDQISPARLNETAEETAIAQ encoded by the coding sequence ATGAAAGAAAGAATCATCGTCATCGGCAACGGCATGGTCGGTTATAAATTTTGCGAACGCTTGGTCAGTAAAGACACAGCGAAGCGCTACCAGATCGTCACCTTCTGCGAAGAGCCACGGCCGGCCTACGATCGCGTCCACTTGTCCGAATACTTCTCTGGCAAATCCGCCGACGACCTAGCGATGGCCAAGTTCAACTGGTATGAGGACAACGGCGTGGAACTTCACGTCAACGAACTCGCCACCAGCATCGACCGGAAAAACAAGCGCGTGCTGACCGCTGCCGGCAAGGTGGTGCCCTATGACAAGCTGATCATGGCGACCGGTTCGTCTCCCTTCGTGCCACCCGTGCCGGGGATTGAGAAGAAAGGTGTCTTTGTTTACCGCACCATCGAAGATCTCGAGGCGATCAAAGCCTATGCCAAGAACAGCAAGACTTGCGCCGTGATCGGGGGTGGATTGCTGGGTTTGGAAGCCGCCAAGGCCGCTCAGGATTTGGGCCTGAAAACGCACGTCGTCGAGTTCGCTCCACGGCTCATGCCCAGGCAGCTCGATGAAGACGCCGGCATCATGCTCAAGGACATCATCGAGGAACGCGGCATCCAGGTGCACTTGAACAAAGCGACCAAGAACATCGCCGGCGAGGACACCGTCAGCGCCATGGAGTTCTCGGACGACAGCAAACTTCCGGTCGATATGATCATCGTCTCCGCTGGCATTCGTCCGCGTGATGAACTCGCCAAGGAGGCAGGTCTCGAAGTCGGTGAGCGCGGTGGCATCCAGGTCAATAGCCTGCTGCTCACCAGCGATCCCCACATCTTCGCCATCGGCGAGTGCGCGCTGTATGAGGGAATGATCTACGGCCTCGTCGCTCCCGGCTACCAGATGGCCGATGCGGTATCCGATTTACTTTTAGGAAAAGAAGCCAGCTTCGAAGGCGCCGATATGTCTACCAAGCTCAAGCTGATTGGCACGGACGTCGCCAGCTTTGGCGCCATCGAAGCTCCGGCTGATTCCGGAGCTCGTGAGATCGTCATCAATGATCCACACAGTAAGCTCTACAAAAAACTCGTCGTCAGCGCGGACGGCAAGACATTGTTAGGCGGTATTCTGGTCGGCGATGCCTCGGCCTACGGCGGCCTGCTGCAGATCTATCAGAACGGTCTGGTTATGCCTCCCGAGCCCATCCAGCTGATCCTCCCCGCGAGCGAAGGCTCGGCCGCCATGGGAGCGCACGATATCCCCAGCGACGCCCAAATCTGCTCCTGCGAGTCGGTCACCAAGGGCGATCTCTGCGACGCCATCGATAACGGCTGCGGCTCCATCGGCGAGCTCAAGGCCTGCACCAAAGCCGGCACTGGCTGTGGTGGCTGTGTGCCCTTGATGACTGATATTTTCAAAGCCAAGATGAAGGAAAACGGCGTGGTGGTGAGCAATCGCCTCTGCGAACACTTCGATCACTCACGCACGGAACTCTACCAAATCATCCGCGCCACCGGGATCCAGACCTTTGAAGAACTGATCAAAAAACACGGCACCAGCCTCGGCTGCGAGGTTTGTAAACCTGCCGTGGGCTCCATCCTTGCCTCCACCTGGAACAAGCCGATCCTCGAGCACGCTCAGCTGCAAGACACCAATGATACCTTCCTCGCCAACATCCAGCAGGACGGCACTTACTCGGTGATCCCCCGCGTTCCGGGAGGCGAGATCACTCCGGACAAACTGATCGTGATCGGCCAAGTCGCTAAGAAGTATGACCTCTACATGAAATTCACTGGCGGCCAGCGAATCGACATGCTGGGTGCTCGGGTCGATCAATTGCCATCGATCTGGAAAGAACTCATCGATGCTGGCTTCGAATCAGGTCACGCCTACGGCAAGGCGCTACGCACAGTGAAATCCTGTGTCGGTTCCAGCTGGTGCCGCTTTGGCGTTCAGGACTCCACAACGCTTGCCATTGATGTGGAAAACCGCTACCGCGGCATCCGCTCACCCCACAAGATCAAAGGCGGTGTTTCCGGCTGCGCTCGTGAGTGCTCGGAGGCTCGCTCCAAAGACTTCGGCATCATCGCCACCGAGAAAGGCTGGAACCTCTACGTCTGTGGTAACGGCGGTATGAACCCACGCCACGCCGACCTCTTTGCCACCGACATCGATCGCGAAACCCTGATCAAGTATATCGACCGCTTCCTCATGTATTACATCAAGACCGCCGATAAACTGGAACGCACAGCCACCTGGATGACCAAACTCGATGGTGGACTCAAACACCTCCAAGACGTGGTCATCAACGACTCTCTCGGCATCTGCGACGAGCTTGAAGCTCAAATGCAGCAACTCATCGACACCTTTGAGTGCGAGTGGACCAATGCCATCAACGATCCTGAGAAAATGAAACGATTCCGTTCCTTTTCCAACACTGACGACAAGGATGATTCCATCCACTTTGTCAAAGTGAGAGACCAAATCAGCCCGGCGCGTCTCAACGAGACCGCAGAAGAAACGGCAATAGCTCAATAA